A portion of the Drosophila innubila isolate TH190305 chromosome 3L unlocalized genomic scaffold, UK_Dinn_1.0 0_D_3L, whole genome shotgun sequence genome contains these proteins:
- the LOC117787700 gene encoding cuticle protein 64: MFKLIAVLSALCAVANAGVISPYSHGYGLGYGAALAPAYAPAVYSHAPIIKSYAAPAIVHAPIVKTIAHPVATSYANTYKVATKSYPVVHAAPIYHAAPAVVAAPALHTTSTYHGHGGYGGYASYPSYGLGYAGYGHGYGHGYGLH, translated from the exons ATGTTCAAGCTG ATTGCCGTCCTGTCCGCTCTGTGCGCCGTTGCCAATGCTGGTGTCATCTCTCCCTACAGCCATGGCTATGGCTTGGGCTATGGTGCTGCCCTGGCTCCGGCCTATGCTCCCGCTGTCTACTCGCACGCTCCCATCATCAAGAGCTATGCTGCTCCAGCAATCGTGCACGCTCCAATTGTGAAGACCATTGCACATCCCGTGGCCACATCTTATGCCAACACCTATAAGGTGGCCACTAAGTCATATCCCGTGGTGCATGCTGCTCCCATCTATCATGCCGCACCCGCTGTGGTTGCTGCCCCCGCTCTGCACACCACCTCCACCTACCACGGACATGGCGGTTATGGAGGTTATGCCAGCTACCCAAGCTACGGTCTGGGATATGCTGGTTATGGACATGGTTATGGCCATGGTTATGGTCTGCACTAA
- the LOC117786914 gene encoding cuticle protein 16.5, which yields MWKILALLLLSCCSTTFAGFLHAAPPAPVAVEAVYSAPHALTYAAAAPPAPHFVKYAAQPTAHHIGYSAPVAAPGIKYTLGAPVTTTTTTYTGFAAAAPPAVHYAAAPPGVHYAAAPPAVHYAAPPAPTAVHYAAPQHATVHYAAPPPATFVARFAAPPPYPYHLAAPQPSYAKFAVHAAPPIATYAAPVAPPVAAELPLPCDSSW from the exons ATGTGGAAAATT CTTGCTCTTCTGTTACTCAGCTGCTGCTCAACCACATTTGCCGGCTTTTTACATGCTGCACCACCAGCTCCCGTTGCCGTTGAGGCCGTTTACAGTGCACCACATGCTCTGACTTATGCTGCTGCAGCACCACCTGCACCACACTTTGTTAAATACGCTGCACAACCCACCGCTCATCATATTGGCTACTCAGCTCCTGTTGCTGCGCCTGGTATTAAGTATACGCTGGGTGCTCCcgtaaccacaacaacaactacatataCCGGCTTTGCTGCAGCCGCACCACCCGCTGTACACTATGCGGCTGCACCACCGGGTGTACACTATGCTGCAGCACCACCGGCTGTACACTACGCTGCACCACCCGCTCCAACAGCCGTACACTACGCTGCCCCACAGCATGCCACTGTACACTATGCCGCACCACCGCCAGCCACATTTGTAGCCAGATTTGCAGCACCACCGCCTTACCCGTATCATCTGGCTGCACCACAGCCTTCATATGCCAAATTTGCAGTTCATGCTGCACCTCCAATTGCCACCTACGCAGCACCCGTTGCACCACCCGTTGCAGCTGAGCTGCCTCTGCCCTGCGACAGCAGCTGGTGA
- the LOC117787699 gene encoding uncharacterized protein LOC117787699 gives MYSNKSVAQLLLLGFALQVVAVVQADVSQLEYSIRPSSQVAYYHYPVPRTQQHQRQVARQFVAPELEHAAFTQALTSRGYVFGGNTAAASVSAPLTAAVPAGRSISSSSDANSLNLKLPVPFGVMPLNVAHLPLQAGAPYASVPHTTGLTSYGTAHVQRR, from the exons ATGTACAGcaat AAATCGGTGGCTCAACTTTTGCTGCTTGGATTCGCACTGCAAGTGGTTGCGGTGGTGCAGGCGGATGTCTCGCAGCTGGAGTACTCCATTCGGCCCAGTTCCCAGGTGGCCTACTATCATTATCCGGTGCCGAGGACACAGCAGCATCAGCGTCAGGTGGCACGACAATTTGTGGCACCTGAGCTGGAGCATGCCGCCTTCACGCAGGCGTTGACGAGTCGTGGTTATGTCTTCGGTGGCAACACAGCCGCTGCTTCCGTCTCTGCACCACTGACGGCAGCGGTGCCGGCGGGTCGTTCCATTTCCTCGTCATCGGATGCCAATTCGTTGAACCTCAAGTTGCCGGTGCCCTTTGGCGTGATGCCACTAAATGTTGCACATTTGCCGCTGCAAGCGGGTGCGCCTTATGCCTCCGTGCCACATACCACAGGTCTCACCTCATATGGCACAGCGCACGTGCAACGTCGATAG
- the LOC117787696 gene encoding cuticle protein 38, translated as MYKFLLLAAFVACAAAKPGVVAPLAAAPLAYANAPLYAAGGSSQVDVRNNYDGTQSSYTTAPFELTAPYSSRYVSGIPAAYAAAPYAAAPLAAPLAAPLAARLTAPVAASYAAPLGAPLGAPLAASYAAPFAAPYAAPYSFGGAAYAAPYAAPYSFAAPAPVVV; from the exons ATGTACAAATTc CTCCTCCTTGCCGCTTTTGTTGCTTGTGCTGCGGCCAAGCCTGGCGTGGTTGCACCACTCGCTGCCGCACCACTGGCCTATGCCAATGCACCACTGTATGCCGCTGGTGGCAGCAGCCAGGTGGATGTGCGCAACAACTATGATGGCACTCAATCCTCGTACACCACCGCACCCTTTGAGCTGACGGCGCCTTATTCCAGCCGCTATGTCTCTGGCATTCCAGCTGCCTATGCCGCAGCTCCCTATGCTGCCGCACCACTGGCTGCCCCACTGGCTGCCCCACTGGCTGCCCGTCTGACCGCTCCAGTTGCCGCTTCCTACGCTGCTCCTCTGGGCGCTCCTCTGGGAGCTCCTCTGGCTGCCTCCTATGCTGCCCCCTTTGCTGCCCCCTATGCCGCTCCCTATAGCTTCGGTGGTGCCGCCTATGCCGCCCCTTATGCCGCCCCCTACAGCTTTGccgctccagctccagttgtggtttaa
- the LOC117786915 gene encoding actin cytoskeleton-regulatory complex protein PAN1, which produces MWQLKLTCVLALALICSEAKPSHHFDHHLDHQHFNHFESLPEHVDYASPLLQLQESFVAAPAPAPLWPAPAAAPLAPAPLWPAPAAAPLAPAPLLPAPVPAPLWPAPAPLLPAAHTHLLPAPAPLLPAVHLPTVTQLLPPVLEALPFASSYRAIPGPKTTSHRVSLGYAFPKFVTAPHAHLRALPLKLAHHHHHHSLF; this is translated from the exons ATGTGGCAGCTTAAATTG ACTTGCGTCTTGGCCTTGGCTTTGATTTGCAGCGAAGCGAAACCTTCGCACCACTTTGATCACCACCTGGATCATCAACATTTCAACCACTTTGAGTCACTGCCGGAACATGTGGATTATGCCTCACcactgttgcagttgcaggaATCCTTTGTGGCTGCTCCAGCACCTGCACCACTTTggcctgctcctgctgctgctccctTAGCACCTGCACCACTTTGGCCTGCACCCGCCGCTGCTCCCTTAGCACCTGCACCACTGCTGCCAGCTCCGGTACCTGCACCACTTTGGCCTGCACCCGCACCACTGCTGCCAGCGGCTCACACTCATCTGTTGCCAGCTCCTGCACCACTGCTGCCAGCT GTGCATCTGCCCACAGTGACACAGCTGCTGCCTCCGGTGCTTGAAGCGTTGCCCTTCGCCTCCAGTTATCGTGCTATTCCCGGTCCCAAAACCACCTCCCATCGCGTTTCCCTTGGATATGCCTTCCCCAAGTTCGTGACTGCACCACACGCCCATCTGCGTGCTCTGCCCCTGAAACTGGCGcaccaccatcatcatcattcacTGTTCTAG
- the LOC117787698 gene encoding cyclin-dependent kinase inhibitor 1C — MFAKLMLVALCVVGGAQAGLLPFAAPAPLAAAGVVAPYASSFNAHRINHAVAYPVAPPVAPVAFAAPVPAPVAFAAPPKVAFAAPALAPAPAFAAPVAAPLGAPLAAPFAAPLPAPVATPFGFAAPAPVAFGAPARFGFPAAAPFAAPFPAPVPAPLAVAPKFAPAPYFF, encoded by the exons atgtttgccaagTTGATG CTCGTTGCTCTGTGCGTGGTTGGTGGTGCCCAGGCGGGTCTTTTGCCCTTTGCTGCACCTGCACCACTTGCTGCCGCTGGCGTGGTGGCTCCCTATGCCTCCAGCTTCAATGCGCATCGGATTAACCACGCAGTGGCTTATCCAGTAGCACCACCAGTGGCTCCAGTGGCTTTCGCTGCTCCAGTTCCCGCACCAGTGGCCTTTGCTGCACCACCGAAGGTTGCTTTCGCTGCGCCAGCTTTGGCTCCTGCACCTGCCTTTGCTGCTCCAGTTGCTGCTCCTCTGGGTGCTCCTTTGGCTGCTCCCTTTGCTGCACCTCTGCCCGCGCCAGTTGCCACTCCCTTCGGATTTGCTGCTCCTGCGCCAGTGGCTTTCGGTGCACCCGCTAGATTTGGTTTCCCAGCAGCGGCGCCATTTGCTGCCCCCTTCCCGGCTCCAGTGCCTGCGCCTCTGGCCGTGGCACCCAAATTCGCACCAGCGCCTTATTTCTTCTAA
- the LOC117786917 gene encoding uncharacterized protein LOC117786917: MNRPQLQEQKRQLEMQLQLNCSREIERIKMQTRQLFPILVLLLVKHQLEAATLVYHRPTAMAYPQPVPEQEQQHPGYTIVAPLTKIAHVTYDSVPISHTPFEHVPLFQRIGHVKSIGL; the protein is encoded by the coding sequence ATGAACAGGCCCCAACTCCAAGAGCAGAAGAGGCAACTGGAGATGCAACTTCAGTTGAACTGCAGTCGGGAGATTGAACGGATCAAAATGCAAACTCGTCAGCTTTTCCCAATCCTTGTACTTCTGTTAGTCAAACATCAACTGGAGGCCGCCACTTTGGTGTATCATCGGCCCACAGCGATGGCTTATCCTCAGCCCGTGCCggagcaggagcaacaacatccTGGCTACACAATTGTGGCACCCTTGACGAAGATTGCACATGTGACCTATGACTCGGTGCCTATTTCCCACACACCCTTTGAGCATGTGCCGCTCTTCCAACGCATTGGACATGTGAAGAGCATAGGTTTATAG
- the LOC117786918 gene encoding glycine-rich protein: MYKGLLLLAALCVTSCLAAPAPEPAPAPAPSIGLGHDYLGYGGLGLGLGLGHLGGHYGGHYGGYGLGLGLGLGHAPIIKSIGTPIISKTIIGGYGLGHGYLGGYGHGLYGHGHGLGLGLGLGLGLGYGHGYGYGHGW, from the exons ATGTATAAAGGA CTTCTTCTGTTGGCTGCGCTCTGCGTGACGAGCTGCCTTGCCGCTCCTGCCCCCGaacctgctcctgctcctgctcctagTATAGGATTGGGTCATGATTATCTGGGCTATGGCGGTCTGGGCTTGGGCTTAGGCCTGGGACACCTGGGTGGACACTATGGTGGCCATTATGGCGGCTATGGACTCGGCTTGGGACTCGGTCTGGGCCATGCGCCCATCATCAAGTCCATAGGCACGCCCATCATATCGAAGACCATCATTGGTGGCTATGGACTGGGACACGGCTACCTGGGCGGCTATGGACACGGTCTATacggacatggacatggactgggcctgggattgggattgggctTGGGTCTTGGCTATGGACATGGCTATGGCTATGGTCATGGCTGGTAG
- the LOC117787704 gene encoding cuticle protein 12.5 has translation MFKYFVLAVFCLASAAAAPGYLGGLAAAPALPLAAAPAISYGHALAAPSISSYGLSHRISYAAPALAHAPLAAPAYGHYGLASHYAAPAIAHGAPLGLAHAPLGLSHAPLGLSHAPLGLGYRSYAAPALSLGHGW, from the exons ATGTTCAAATAc TTCGTTTTGGCCGTCTTCTGCCTGGCTAGCGCTGCTGCCGCTCCTGGCTACTTGGGTGGCTTGGCTGCAGCTCCAGCTCTGCCTTTGGCCGCTGCTCCGGCCATCTCTTATGGCCATGCCTTGGCCGCACCTTCGATTTCCTCCTATGGCCTGTCTCATAGGATCAGCTATGCCGCTCCAGCTTTGGCCCATGCTCCGCTGGCTGCTCCGGCTTATGGCCATTATGGACTGGCGTCCCATTATGCTGCTCCAGCTATTGCCCATGGTGCTCCACTTGGCTTGGCCCATGCTCCTCTTGGCCTGTCCCATGCTCCTCTTGGCCTGTCTCATGCTCCTCTCGGACTCGGCTACAGATCCTATGCCGCTCCTGCTCTCAGCCTCGGCCATGGCTGGTAA
- the LOC117786919 gene encoding uncharacterized protein LOC117786919: MSTNFGSKDGILIRTMKMEDYYHVKIFMREHFYTADPIFAVAGEDASKRMQQFYEESSDHISMIKEGTSLLAIDEDDGERIVGIVLAGSLFASSPEEIRRRVIEMEHCSLKPIFMFMTDVLLKANVFEKYGVIKLLYSSKTTVETSMRGKGLGTRLAAALMEVGRSRDFP; the protein is encoded by the coding sequence ATGTCGACAAATTTTGGATCAAAGGATGGTATTCTCATTCGAACAATGAAAATGGAGGACTACTACCACGTGAAAATCTTTATGAGAGAACATTTCTACACTGCAGATCCGATTTTCGCTGTTGCAGGAGAAGATGCTTCAAAGCGCATGCAACAATTTTATGAAGAGAGCTCGGATCACATCTCGATGATAAAAGAGGGCACCAGCTTGCTGGCAATAGACGAGGATGACGGTGAACGTATTGTAGGTATTGTCTTAGCTGGATCCCTATTTGCCAGTTCTCCGGAGGAAATACGCAGAAGGGTAATCGAAATGGAACATTGCTCTCTTAAacccatttttatgtttatgacCGACGTTCTATTAAAAGCTAATGTATTTGAGAAATACGGAGTCATCAAGTTGCTCTACTCTTCAAAAACCACTGTGGAGACATCAATGAGAGGAAAGGGTCTTGGTACACGCCTTGCAGCTGCGCTAATGGAGGTGGGTCGATCCAGGGATTTCCCCTGA